The Impatiens glandulifera chromosome 3, dImpGla2.1, whole genome shotgun sequence genome contains a region encoding:
- the LOC124928577 gene encoding transcription factor bHLH113-like isoform X2 yields the protein MADGEGYDDGDGATFSQLLFDVTLSDEQPSSFNYSSNPTTMLCFGKPEIEFSETPPKSGISETTSSASSNTARNLSNKRINETEKEGVQRMIGAGAGERQRSSKKIKAENVSTTGREKVRREKLGERIAVLQQLVSPYGKTDTASVLHEAMGYIRFLHEQVQVLCSPYLQTLLPSPSTIHNWRGEEEVEEEEKQGKGLRSKGLCLIPIDCTLPLANENGADLWTSAMVGSNNNDELLFNH from the exons ATGGCCGACGGTGAAGGTTATGACGACGGCGACGGCGCCACCTTCTCTCAGTTGCTCTTCGATGTCACCCTTTCCGATGAACAACCATCCTCTTTCAACTATTCATCTAATCCAACAACCATGCTCTGTTTTGGGAAACCCGAGATTGAATTCTCTGAAACTCCACCCAAATCTGGAATTAGTGAAACAACTTCATCTGCATCCTCCAACACCGCCCGGAATCTCTCTAAT AAAAGGATAAACGAAACGGAAAAGGAGGGGGTTCAGAGAATGATCGGGGCCGGCGCCGGAGAAAGACAGAGGAGTTCTAAGAAGATTAAAGCAGAAAACGTATCTACAACAGGCCGGGAGAAA GTTAGGAGAGAGAAGCTTGGTGAGAGAATCGCCGTATTGCAACAGTTGGTGTCGCCTTACGGAAAG ACAGACACTGCTTCTGTTCTTCATGAAGCGATGGGTTATATCAGGTTTTTGCACGAACAGGTTCAGGTTTTGTGTTCTCCGTATCTGCAAACCCTACTTCCTTCTCCTTCTACTATTCAT AATTGGAGAGGAGAagaggaggtggaggaggaggagaaacaGGGGAAGGGATTAAGGAGCAAGGGGTTATGTCTAATACCCATTGATTGCACTCTACCATTGGCAAACGAAAATGGTGCTGATCTATGGACCTCAGCAATGGTGGGAAGCAATAATAATGACGAACTATTATTCAACCACTAA
- the LOC124928577 gene encoding transcription factor bHLH113-like isoform X1, translating to MADGEGYDDGDGATFSQLLFDVTLSDEQPSSFNYSSNPTTMLCFGKPEIEFSETPPKSGISETTSSASSNTARNLSNKRINETEKEGVQRMIGAGAGERQRSSKKIKAENVSTTGREKVKVRREKLGERIAVLQQLVSPYGKTDTASVLHEAMGYIRFLHEQVQVLCSPYLQTLLPSPSTIHNWRGEEEVEEEEKQGKGLRSKGLCLIPIDCTLPLANENGADLWTSAMVGSNNNDELLFNH from the exons ATGGCCGACGGTGAAGGTTATGACGACGGCGACGGCGCCACCTTCTCTCAGTTGCTCTTCGATGTCACCCTTTCCGATGAACAACCATCCTCTTTCAACTATTCATCTAATCCAACAACCATGCTCTGTTTTGGGAAACCCGAGATTGAATTCTCTGAAACTCCACCCAAATCTGGAATTAGTGAAACAACTTCATCTGCATCCTCCAACACCGCCCGGAATCTCTCTAAT AAAAGGATAAACGAAACGGAAAAGGAGGGGGTTCAGAGAATGATCGGGGCCGGCGCCGGAGAAAGACAGAGGAGTTCTAAGAAGATTAAAGCAGAAAACGTATCTACAACAGGCCGGGAGAAAGTAAAA GTTAGGAGAGAGAAGCTTGGTGAGAGAATCGCCGTATTGCAACAGTTGGTGTCGCCTTACGGAAAG ACAGACACTGCTTCTGTTCTTCATGAAGCGATGGGTTATATCAGGTTTTTGCACGAACAGGTTCAGGTTTTGTGTTCTCCGTATCTGCAAACCCTACTTCCTTCTCCTTCTACTATTCAT AATTGGAGAGGAGAagaggaggtggaggaggaggagaaacaGGGGAAGGGATTAAGGAGCAAGGGGTTATGTCTAATACCCATTGATTGCACTCTACCATTGGCAAACGAAAATGGTGCTGATCTATGGACCTCAGCAATGGTGGGAAGCAATAATAATGACGAACTATTATTCAACCACTAA
- the LOC124930842 gene encoding protein unc-50 homolog — protein MLPSTSKGRQPSPHVRASPVFPQYLRRIIKWQQMDIEYTFWQMLHLCTSPKVVYQHTKYHKQTKNQWARDDPAFVVICSLLLSVSALAYSAAYDHNLAHAVFVVVSVVLVHFLITGAILATCCWFLTNTYFREEAPNSHVVEQKVEWMYAFDVHCNSFFPMFVLLYVIHYFLSPVLITHGFIPSLLSNLLFMVAVSYYHYLNFLGYDVLPFLERTTFFLYPIGIAFVLSPILILSGFNPSRYFMNMYFSG, from the exons ATGCTTCCGTCGACGTCGAAAGGGCGTCAGCCTTCTCCTCATGTTCGAGCTAGCCCAGTCTTTCCGCAGTACCTTCGACGAATAATCAAG TGGCAACAAATGGATATTGAATATACTTTCTGGCAAATGCTTCACTTGTGCACCTCACCAAAAGTTGT CTATCAGCATACAAAGTATCATAAAC AAACTAAGAATCAATGGGCACGTGATGATCCAGCTTTTGTTGTAATTTGCAGTCTGCTTTTGTCAGTTTCTGCTTTGGCATATAGTGCTGC GTATGATCATAACTTGGCACATgctgtttttgttgttgtttctgTTGTCCTCGTCCATTTTCTAATAACTGGTGCAATCCTTGCCACATGTTGCTG GTTTCTGACAAATACGTATTTTCGTGAGGAAGCACCAAACAGTCATGTGGTGgaacagaaagtagaatg GATGTACGCTTTCGACGTGCACTGCAACTCATTCTTCCCAATGTTTGTATTGCTATATG TGATCCATTATTTTCTATCACCAGTACTCATAACCCATGGCTTCATACCAAGTTTGCTGTCAAATTTGCTTTTTATGGTAGCTGTTTCGTATTACCATTATCTCAACTTCTTAGGATATGATG TGTTGCCCTTTCTTGAACGGACAACCTTTTTCCTATATCCCATTGGAATCGCATTTGTCCTTTCGCCCATCT tgaTTCTGAGTGGTTTCAACCCGTCAAGATACTTTATGAATATGTACTTCAGTGGCTGA